One genomic segment of Streptomyces niveus includes these proteins:
- a CDS encoding styrene monooxygenase/indole monooxygenase family protein has product MRKILVVGAGQSGLQLALGLQSHGYEITLMSNRTADEIRCGRVMSTQCMFHTALQHERDLQLGFWESQAPRVEGLGVSVAAPDSSRPVDWVGMLDGIAQSVDQRVKMAGWMETFAQRGGQLVIHGAAVSDLDYFSRAYDLVLVSAGKGELVAMFARDASRSPYTVPQRALSVAYVHGLGPRPEHPEFDAVRCNLVPGVGELFVMPTLTFTGRADILFWEGVPGGPLDVFQGIKDPADHLSLTLELMERYTPWEYARATKVELTDANATLAGRYTPTVRHPIGRLPGGGLVLGVADVVVANDPVTGQGSNSASKCAASYLDSIVSHGDREFDEAWMQATFDRHWESARHATKWTNAMLAPPPEHVLDMFGAACRLQPVADRFANGFDDPSDFENFFYDAAKTEAYLAAVCEGTA; this is encoded by the coding sequence ATGCGGAAGATACTCGTCGTCGGAGCCGGCCAGTCCGGCCTCCAGCTCGCCCTCGGACTCCAGTCGCACGGCTACGAGATCACTCTGATGTCCAACCGCACGGCGGACGAGATCCGGTGCGGCCGGGTCATGTCGACCCAGTGCATGTTCCACACCGCCCTCCAGCACGAGCGCGACCTCCAGCTCGGCTTCTGGGAGTCCCAGGCGCCGCGCGTCGAGGGCCTCGGCGTCTCGGTCGCCGCGCCCGACTCCTCCCGCCCGGTCGACTGGGTGGGCATGCTGGACGGGATCGCCCAGTCCGTCGACCAGCGGGTGAAGATGGCCGGCTGGATGGAGACGTTCGCCCAGCGCGGCGGTCAACTCGTCATCCACGGCGCGGCCGTGTCCGACCTCGACTACTTCTCGCGCGCCTACGACCTCGTCCTCGTCTCGGCCGGCAAGGGCGAACTGGTCGCGATGTTCGCCCGGGACGCCTCGCGCTCCCCGTACACCGTGCCGCAGCGGGCGCTCTCGGTCGCGTACGTCCACGGTCTGGGCCCGCGCCCCGAACACCCCGAGTTCGACGCCGTCCGCTGCAATCTCGTGCCCGGCGTCGGCGAGCTGTTCGTGATGCCGACCCTGACCTTCACCGGCCGGGCGGACATCCTCTTCTGGGAAGGCGTACCGGGCGGACCGCTCGACGTCTTCCAGGGCATCAAGGACCCGGCGGACCATCTGTCGCTGACGCTGGAGCTGATGGAGCGGTACACGCCCTGGGAGTACGCCCGCGCCACCAAGGTCGAACTGACCGACGCGAACGCCACGTTGGCCGGCCGCTACACACCCACCGTCCGGCACCCGATCGGCCGGCTGCCGGGCGGCGGGCTCGTCCTCGGGGTCGCAGACGTCGTCGTCGCGAACGATCCCGTCACCGGCCAGGGCTCCAACTCGGCCTCGAAATGCGCCGCTTCGTATCTGGACTCGATCGTGTCGCACGGCGACCGGGAGTTCGACGAGGCATGGATGCAGGCGACGTTCGACCGTCACTGGGAGAGCGCGCGGCACGCCACGAAGTGGACGAACGCCATGCTCGCCCCGCCGCCGGAGCATGTGCTGGACATGTTCGGGGCGGCGTGCCGGCTCCAGCCGGTCGCGGACCGGTTCGCGAACGGCTTCGACGACCCGTCGGACTTCGAGAACTTCTTCTACGACGCGGCGAAGACCGAGGCGTATCTTGCGGCGGTCTGCGAGGGCACGGCCTAG
- a CDS encoding C40 family peptidase, producing the protein MSGRVLRSVCTAALAVLAAVPCAAPAGAEPTPVTAPEDAPRADGAQRSVSELLTEMRKLYQQAEEATEAYNATEVKLTARRAEAKKVGAGLTDARKALVRSRAQAGQLARRQYQGASELSSYVQLLLTDDPQRALDQKHLMDRAQHERLSTIARLTNGERRADTLAAQSRKALDEQQALAEKQRKQRDTVRAKLTDVERMLASLTTEQIAAIAEREDADTDEAQEKLITSGALGLPAGGDASPGGSLRAPSAAGEKALAYAVEQIGKPYEWGAEGPEAFDCSGLTSRAWTRAGVAVPRTSQEQWAELRRVELSELRPGDLVVYFPKATHVAMYLGDGKVIHAPRPGSRVKVSPIASNPLLGAVRPDPDAGSLDAASYVPPELPAGATEGDDTGNNVESAPTSASASPTP; encoded by the coding sequence GTGTCAGGCCGAGTTCTGCGGTCCGTCTGCACGGCGGCACTCGCCGTCCTCGCGGCGGTCCCGTGCGCGGCGCCGGCCGGTGCCGAACCCACCCCTGTCACCGCCCCCGAGGACGCTCCTCGTGCGGATGGCGCTCAGCGCAGCGTCTCGGAACTCCTCACCGAGATGCGGAAGCTGTACCAGCAGGCCGAGGAGGCCACCGAGGCCTACAACGCCACCGAGGTGAAGCTCACCGCCCGCCGGGCCGAGGCGAAGAAGGTCGGCGCGGGCCTCACCGACGCCCGCAAGGCGCTGGTCCGCAGCCGCGCCCAGGCGGGGCAGCTGGCCCGCCGGCAGTACCAGGGCGCCTCGGAACTCTCCTCCTACGTACAGCTCCTGCTCACCGACGACCCCCAACGCGCACTCGATCAGAAGCATCTGATGGACCGTGCGCAGCACGAGCGGCTGTCGACCATCGCGCGGCTGACGAACGGCGAGAGGCGAGCCGACACCCTCGCCGCGCAGTCCCGGAAGGCGCTCGACGAACAGCAGGCGCTCGCCGAGAAACAGCGGAAGCAGCGCGACACGGTCAGGGCGAAGCTGACGGACGTCGAGAGGATGCTCGCGTCGCTCACCACCGAGCAGATCGCCGCGATCGCCGAACGCGAGGACGCCGACACGGACGAGGCGCAGGAGAAGCTGATCACCTCGGGCGCGCTCGGCCTGCCGGCCGGCGGGGACGCGAGCCCCGGCGGCAGCCTGCGGGCGCCGTCGGCCGCGGGCGAGAAGGCGCTGGCGTACGCCGTCGAACAGATCGGCAAGCCGTACGAGTGGGGCGCGGAGGGGCCGGAGGCGTTCGACTGCTCGGGGCTGACCTCGCGGGCCTGGACGCGCGCGGGGGTCGCCGTACCCCGTACGAGCCAGGAGCAGTGGGCCGAGCTGCGGAGGGTGGAGCTGAGCGAGCTGCGGCCGGGCGATCTGGTGGTGTACTTCCCGAAGGCCACCCATGTGGCGATGTATCTCGGCGACGGGAAGGTGATTCACGCCCCGCGTCCCGGGTCCCGGGTGAAGGTCTCCCCCATCGCGTCGAACCCGCTGCTCGGCGCCGTACGGCCGGACCCGGACGCCGGGTCGCTCGACGCGGCGTCGTACGTCCCGCCGGAGCTGCCGGCCGGCGCCACCGAGGGCGACGACACCGGCAACAACGTGGAATCCGCGCCCACGTCCGCGTCGGCGAGCCCAACTCCGTAG
- a CDS encoding GTP-binding protein: MDSAVSDTSDVRETWEEAPRDWQLDRTRAPIATKIVVAGGFGVGKTTFVGSVSEVRPLRTEAVMTSASEATDDLAATPEKTTTTVAMDFGRLTLDDDLVLYVFGTPGQQRFWFMWDDLVRGAIGAVVLADTRRLADCFPALDYFESRGLPYVVAVNHFEGTESFEAGDVREALSVPEGVPVMIMDARKRITVVESLLTLVGHALEAVDG, translated from the coding sequence GTGGACTCCGCCGTCTCTGACACGTCGGACGTGCGGGAGACATGGGAAGAAGCGCCGCGCGACTGGCAGTTGGACCGCACCAGAGCACCCATAGCGACCAAGATCGTGGTCGCGGGCGGTTTCGGTGTCGGCAAGACGACCTTCGTCGGATCGGTCTCGGAGGTCAGGCCGCTGCGCACCGAGGCCGTGATGACGAGCGCGAGTGAGGCGACCGACGATCTCGCGGCCACCCCCGAGAAGACCACCACGACCGTCGCGATGGACTTCGGCCGCCTCACGCTCGACGACGACCTCGTGCTGTACGTCTTCGGCACCCCGGGCCAGCAGCGTTTCTGGTTCATGTGGGACGACCTGGTGCGCGGCGCGATCGGCGCCGTCGTCCTGGCCGACACCCGCCGGCTCGCCGACTGCTTCCCGGCGCTCGACTACTTCGAGAGCCGCGGACTGCCGTACGTGGTGGCCGTGAACCACTTCGAGGGCACGGAGTCGTTCGAGGCAGGGGACGTACGGGAGGCGCTGTCGGTGCCGGAGGGCGTACCCGTAATGATCATGGACGCGCGTAAACGGATCACGGTCGTCGAATCGCTGCTGACCCTGGTGGGCCACGCCCTCGAAGCGGTGGACGGATAG
- a CDS encoding PQQ-binding-like beta-propeller repeat protein translates to MEPLRHDDPRLVGPYTVLARYRESASAVRYLAYGANGATAVVSVARPALAALPAFQRRFQAEARTAERLAGGWVQPLLDSRTDAAATDLLWTASDYVPALTLGEAVAVAGPLPERAVRILGAALAETLSRVHATGAVLHGLAPDTVTLAADGPRLTAFGALGAAASAEAAEGGRLSVRLGYLTPEQLDGDVPGPPSDIFVLGLLLAYAATGTTPLAEGPPDAAAERIAHGAAELDGVPQELRPMVARCLAKEPGERPTAGAVAAELALEGAAAAATAVPGGWLPDALSASIAEQAARVDALHAPLESPADRVPADRTPEGPADAVPGAPAGAAPEPDTRTTRIGRPRTSSGSESGVVDRTTAALSVPRARPETTALPLPPAAAPVPQQSQPLPPGPPAPPGPPALPPGPVPAPVPAAATGSGSGRLAALRRGPLGQPLGRRALITGLVAGAAGLLIGGGGVLALADDEPSGDTDSKPGKETPKGLTGLPPEALWAYEQKVAADEVLNAAVIGGRTLVLTTGSGATGVDVRTGKRLWRNADAAALHQALPAPGGLVFVAGATGLLWISAASGEVKHRVEYADGVADAPGLAVAGVAGTGDSQVWFTGSHKAGTGKTATVRTHLFAFDLTTREELWRSAISNGRAPLTPVYQLIAVREADIVVRQDAKSLLPAQVKAGKGRSVYHCFSRVDGKLTWSKSFGAVPPTGGSAGDAKGRLFAAAADQLYAYDTADARQLWRRSGAPRVPGQSPFAFGTGTLLGSTLYIANRYQEVYAIDPESGVERWKGTTEGPAWNGVPRITLSESGRTVLSADGLQVTAFGAEDGRRLWKFQNAGGPAPSPAADGAAVALPSYQPLMAGKTAVIRRGGTFYALPVD, encoded by the coding sequence ATGGAACCGCTGCGGCACGACGACCCACGCCTTGTCGGCCCCTACACCGTGCTGGCGCGGTACCGGGAGTCGGCTAGCGCCGTGCGCTATCTGGCGTACGGCGCGAACGGCGCCACCGCCGTCGTCTCCGTCGCCCGCCCCGCCCTCGCCGCCCTGCCCGCCTTCCAGCGGCGCTTCCAGGCCGAGGCGCGCACCGCCGAGCGGCTGGCCGGCGGGTGGGTGCAGCCGCTGCTCGACTCCCGTACGGACGCGGCCGCGACCGATCTGCTCTGGACCGCGAGCGACTACGTCCCCGCGCTGACGCTCGGCGAGGCCGTCGCCGTCGCCGGTCCGCTGCCCGAGCGTGCCGTACGGATACTGGGCGCCGCGCTCGCCGAGACGCTGTCGCGGGTCCACGCGACCGGAGCCGTGCTGCACGGGCTCGCGCCCGACACCGTGACCCTCGCCGCCGACGGGCCGCGCCTCACCGCGTTCGGGGCACTGGGCGCCGCGGCGTCGGCGGAGGCGGCCGAGGGCGGGCGGCTGTCCGTACGGCTGGGATATCTGACCCCGGAGCAGCTGGACGGCGATGTGCCGGGGCCGCCGTCCGACATCTTCGTGCTGGGTCTGCTGCTCGCGTACGCGGCCACCGGAACGACGCCCCTCGCCGAAGGGCCGCCCGACGCGGCGGCCGAACGCATCGCGCACGGGGCGGCCGAACTCGACGGTGTGCCGCAGGAGTTGCGGCCGATGGTCGCGCGCTGTCTGGCGAAGGAGCCGGGCGAGCGGCCGACGGCCGGGGCCGTCGCCGCAGAACTGGCGCTGGAGGGCGCGGCAGCGGCGGCGACCGCCGTGCCGGGCGGCTGGCTGCCCGACGCGCTGTCGGCCTCGATCGCCGAACAGGCCGCCCGGGTCGACGCCCTGCACGCTCCTCTGGAGAGCCCGGCGGACAGGGTTCCGGCGGACAGGACGCCGGAGGGGCCCGCGGACGCCGTTCCCGGGGCGCCGGCCGGCGCCGCGCCCGAGCCCGACACCCGCACCACCCGTATCGGCCGTCCCCGGACCTCGTCCGGCAGCGAGAGCGGTGTCGTCGACCGGACGACAGCCGCCCTGTCGGTGCCCCGCGCCCGGCCCGAGACGACCGCGCTGCCGCTGCCCCCGGCGGCCGCCCCGGTGCCGCAGCAGTCCCAGCCGCTCCCGCCCGGCCCGCCGGCACCGCCGGGACCGCCCGCCCTGCCGCCGGGGCCGGTACCGGCTCCGGTCCCGGCCGCCGCCACGGGTTCCGGCTCGGGCCGGCTGGCCGCACTGCGCCGGGGACCGCTCGGGCAGCCCCTCGGGCGGCGCGCGCTCATCACGGGCCTGGTCGCGGGCGCCGCCGGGCTGTTGATCGGCGGCGGTGGCGTGCTCGCGCTGGCCGACGACGAGCCGTCCGGGGACACGGACAGCAAGCCCGGCAAGGAGACCCCCAAGGGCCTCACGGGACTGCCGCCCGAGGCCCTGTGGGCGTACGAGCAGAAGGTGGCGGCCGACGAGGTCCTGAACGCCGCCGTCATCGGTGGCCGGACCCTCGTCCTGACGACGGGGTCGGGCGCGACCGGCGTGGACGTACGCACCGGCAAGCGGCTCTGGCGGAACGCGGATGCCGCAGCGCTCCACCAGGCGCTACCCGCCCCGGGCGGACTCGTCTTCGTCGCCGGGGCGACCGGTCTGCTCTGGATCTCGGCCGCGTCCGGCGAGGTGAAGCACCGGGTCGAGTACGCGGACGGGGTCGCCGACGCGCCGGGGCTCGCCGTCGCGGGCGTCGCCGGGACCGGTGACAGTCAGGTCTGGTTCACCGGATCGCACAAGGCCGGTACGGGGAAGACGGCGACGGTCCGCACCCATCTCTTCGCCTTCGATCTGACGACCCGCGAGGAGCTGTGGCGCTCCGCGATCTCCAACGGCCGCGCCCCGTTGACCCCCGTGTACCAGCTGATCGCCGTACGTGAGGCGGACATCGTGGTGCGCCAGGACGCCAAGTCGCTGCTGCCCGCCCAGGTCAAGGCGGGCAAGGGCAGATCGGTCTACCACTGCTTCAGCCGCGTCGACGGCAAGCTGACATGGTCGAAGTCGTTCGGCGCGGTGCCGCCCACGGGTGGTTCCGCGGGCGACGCGAAGGGCCGGCTGTTCGCGGCCGCGGCCGACCAGTTGTACGCGTACGACACCGCCGACGCCAGGCAGTTGTGGCGCAGGTCCGGCGCGCCCCGGGTGCCGGGACAGAGCCCCTTCGCCTTCGGTACCGGCACGCTCCTGGGCTCCACGCTCTACATCGCCAACCGCTACCAGGAGGTGTACGCGATCGACCCCGAGTCCGGTGTGGAGCGCTGGAAGGGCACGACCGAGGGTCCGGCCTGGAACGGTGTCCCCCGGATCACGCTGAGCGAGAGCGGCCGGACGGTGCTCTCCGCCGACGGGCTCCAGGTGACCGCGTTCGGTGCGGAGGACGGCAGGCGGCTCTGGAAGTTCCAGAACGCCGGCGGGCCCGCCCCCTCCCCCGCCGCCGACGGAGCGGCCGTGGCCCTGCCCTCCTACCAGCCGCTGATGGCCGGGAAGACCGCGGTGATCCGGCGCGGAGGCACCTTCTACGCGCTGCCGGTCGACTGA
- a CDS encoding AurF N-oxygenase family protein, with product MTAAHERDVTATPTRDDGGGGADVLHAGLGNGLRDDDGARDIQLLRDALGPLRDREQVALRLLEASAKHSFDPDTDLDWDAPAEDGKWFWPPELVSLYDTPLWRKMSQEQRMDLARHEAASLASLGIWFEIILMQLLVRHIYDKSVTSNHVRYALTEIADECRHSMMFARMIQQGGAPAYPVPRVYHNVARVLKTVSTTPGSFAATLLGEEILDWMQRLTFPDERVQTLVRGVTRIHVVEEARHVRYAREELRRQMVTSPRWEQELTRLTAGQAARVFSVCFVNPQVYDNVGLDRREAVAQVRTSPHRREVMQSGAKRLTDFLDDIGVMRGTGRRLWKASGLLA from the coding sequence ATGACAGCAGCGCACGAACGCGATGTGACGGCCACACCCACGCGCGACGACGGCGGGGGCGGGGCCGACGTGCTCCACGCCGGTCTCGGGAACGGACTCCGCGACGACGACGGCGCACGCGACATCCAGCTCCTGCGCGACGCGCTGGGCCCGCTGCGGGACCGCGAACAGGTCGCGCTGCGCCTCCTCGAAGCCTCGGCCAAGCACTCCTTCGACCCGGACACGGACCTCGACTGGGACGCCCCGGCGGAGGACGGCAAGTGGTTCTGGCCGCCGGAGCTGGTCTCCCTCTACGACACCCCGCTGTGGCGGAAGATGTCCCAGGAACAGCGGATGGACCTCGCCCGCCACGAGGCAGCGTCGCTCGCCTCGCTCGGCATCTGGTTCGAGATCATCCTGATGCAGCTGCTGGTCAGGCACATCTACGACAAGTCGGTGACCAGCAATCACGTGCGATACGCGCTCACCGAGATAGCGGACGAGTGCCGGCACTCGATGATGTTCGCGCGGATGATCCAGCAGGGCGGCGCCCCCGCGTACCCCGTACCCCGCGTCTACCACAACGTCGCACGCGTGCTGAAGACCGTCTCCACGACCCCGGGTTCGTTCGCCGCGACGCTCCTGGGCGAGGAGATCCTGGACTGGATGCAGCGCCTGACGTTCCCCGACGAGCGCGTCCAGACGCTGGTACGCGGCGTGACCCGTATCCATGTGGTGGAGGAGGCCCGCCACGTCCGCTACGCCCGCGAGGAACTGCGCCGCCAGATGGTCACGTCCCCCCGCTGGGAGCAGGAACTGACCCGCCTCACGGCCGGCCAGGCGGCCCGCGTCTTCTCGGTCTGCTTCGTGAACCCCCAGGTCTACGACAACGTCGGCCTGGACCGCCGCGAGGCCGTGGCCCAGGTCCGCACGAGCCCCCACCGCCGCGAGGTGATGCAGTCGGGCGCGAAGCGCCTGACGGACTTCCTGGACGACATCGGGGTCATGCGCGGCACGGGCCGGCGGCTCTGGAAGGCGTCGGGGCTGCTGGCATGA
- a CDS encoding DUF3291 domain-containing protein, translating into MTTSSAAPAGEPTHEFAHGPTREAARELAQVNIARLRHPLDSVELKGFVDALDPVNAVADASDGFVWRLQSDTGNATDVPVFGDEWLIMNLTVWRDVDALTAFMYQGRHRELLARRFEWFERVEEAMTALWWVEAGVRPTARDAELRLLRLREHGPTAHAFTLRKTFGPGE; encoded by the coding sequence CACGGACCCACCCGCGAAGCTGCCCGCGAACTCGCCCAGGTGAATATCGCGCGCCTCAGACACCCCCTGGACTCGGTCGAGTTGAAGGGCTTCGTGGACGCGCTCGATCCCGTCAACGCGGTCGCCGACGCGTCCGACGGCTTCGTGTGGAGACTCCAGAGCGACACGGGCAACGCCACCGATGTCCCGGTCTTCGGCGACGAGTGGCTGATCATGAATCTGACGGTGTGGCGCGACGTCGACGCGCTGACGGCCTTCATGTACCAGGGGCGGCACCGCGAGTTGCTGGCCCGGCGCTTCGAGTGGTTCGAGCGCGTGGAGGAGGCGATGACGGCGCTGTGGTGGGTGGAGGCGGGCGTCCGCCCGACGGCGCGGGACGCGGAGCTGCGTCTGCTGCGCCTGCGCGAACACGGCCCGACGGCGCACGCGTTCACGCTGAGGAAGACCTTCGGGCCCGGCGAGTAG
- a CDS encoding DUF742 domain-containing protein, translating into MTSVSASVPGPASSPGPVRGTGARGLPSRATDRRIARVRPYSLTGGRTRFGHVLLVETFVAALEAPEERKELTNGGGLAARVMPEMRAIVELCGRMRTVAEISALLKIPLGVVRVLLSDLADQGRIRVYGTGHGSDHPDRALLERVLGGLRRL; encoded by the coding sequence ATGACATCGGTGTCGGCGTCGGTGCCGGGGCCGGCGTCCTCGCCCGGCCCCGTTCGTGGGACCGGCGCCCGTGGGCTTCCGTCGCGCGCCACGGACCGCCGTATCGCTCGTGTCCGCCCGTACTCCCTGACGGGCGGCAGGACGCGCTTCGGGCATGTGCTGCTGGTCGAGACGTTCGTCGCCGCGCTCGAAGCCCCCGAGGAGCGCAAGGAGTTGACGAACGGCGGCGGGCTCGCGGCGCGCGTCATGCCGGAGATGCGCGCCATCGTCGAACTCTGCGGACGGATGCGGACGGTCGCCGAGATCTCGGCGCTGCTCAAGATACCGCTGGGAGTCGTCCGGGTCCTGCTCAGCGATCTGGCCGACCAGGGAAGAATCCGGGTGTACGGGACCGGTCACGGCAGCGACCACCCGGACCGGGCGCTGCTGGAAAGGGTGCTGGGTGGACTCCGCCGTCTCTGA
- a CDS encoding roadblock/LC7 domain-containing protein yields the protein MTATGTFGLSSEARNLHWLLTNLVEEVRGARSVAVVSSDGLLLLSSDPALHDAADSAAESAAESESPRGSSADLATIISGISSLTLGAAELMDTGGVKHTMVAMAQGTVFVMSISDGSLLGLHAGADCDMHVVAYHMAMFVGRAGHVLTPELRSELRKSMERAQ from the coding sequence TTGACCGCGACCGGCACATTCGGACTGAGCAGTGAAGCCCGCAATCTCCACTGGCTGTTGACGAATCTCGTCGAGGAGGTGCGGGGAGCACGCTCCGTGGCGGTCGTCTCGTCCGACGGACTCCTGCTGCTCTCCTCGGACCCCGCACTGCACGACGCGGCGGACAGCGCGGCCGAGAGCGCCGCGGAGAGCGAGAGCCCGCGCGGCTCCAGCGCCGACCTCGCCACCATCATCTCCGGCATCAGCAGTCTCACTCTCGGCGCCGCCGAGCTGATGGACACCGGCGGCGTCAAGCACACGATGGTCGCCATGGCGCAGGGCACCGTCTTCGTCATGTCGATCAGCGACGGTTCGCTGCTCGGCCTGCACGCCGGCGCCGACTGCGACATGCACGTAGTCGCCTACCACATGGCGATGTTCGTCGGCCGCGCCGGACACGTACTCACCCCCGAACTCCGCAGCGAGCTGCGCAAGTCGATGGAGAGAGCCCAATGA